The sequence AGGCGATTGCGGTTCCGCCAAACTGTGCACAATCTTGTTCAATTCTTCGTCTTGCGAATTGAAGTTCTTCAAATCTGACAGTTTATTATCATTCGACTGGCTCCGAGTGCCTTTCGTTAGCACCTTCTTCAAATTTAAATCGCCCAAATTGAAATCATTGAATGGAAAtgagtttaaagaaaaatctttAACATGCGCTGTGTCATCTTTAAGGTTCGTGGATTGAGAAGTCAAGTCTTGCTTCGATAAATCTTCGCCACTCTGGTCTCTTCTATGCACACCCTTTTccccatatttttttatacctgCGTATTGCCCTTTCACGTCTTTATTTGCCAAGTACTTGACAAAATAGTTCGCATAATCTGGCGTGAGACATGGCTTTTTGATTGCATCTGTTTTTGAGTCCAcgtttttggaacttgtaaatATTGAAGATAACTTTTGCTTTATGCGTTTAAAGAATCCTGGCTGGCTCTTTGTTTTCGACTTACTCTTAAGTTTGCATTTATGTTTTGAATTGGATTTTACCCCGCCTGTGTGTGGCTTTTCCCCACAAGCATTTGCTTTATTACTCTTGAAACTCTCTACGTCTTCATCAAATTCTAGATCTGTTTCGGTATCTGAATCGGGCTGTGCATCTAATGAGAACTCTTTCAGAAAATTGTCTATTGCTTCTTGCGGTTGCTGACCACCGTACGTTGCAATGACGCCATCGCTACTCTGCATATCAGTCTCAGCTGAGCTTAAATCGCTCGGGTGTAAACGCGCATTCGCCCTACTCCCTGGCGAAGCGTAGGCATCGCCGTTCGTTTCCACCTTAAGATTTTCATCATTTCTGAGTTCATTGGCGCTCATTCCACGTAGCTCACTCAATTTCTGTGCTAACAGCTTCTCATTGCCCGGCGGAAGATAGCCACGCTTTTGTAAGTATGAAAGCGGCGATTGCCAGCTGTCGCGTAGATTTGTTAGCAAACCAGGCCAATCGATGGTGTCCATAGTAACTTTTTCAATTGCCTCCTGGTTCTGCAGTTCGGAGGCATGCAATACGTAAATTTGTAGAACAATGGTAGAGcaacaaaaaaacctaaaagttttgtaaatattaatatcttcACATCTTTGGGACGGTCAACGAAGAATTCAAAAAATACAATCACCATTTTGGTAGGCCTATTTGCTGCATCGCAACTTTCACGCGCTTTCGGAgttatacaaaattcaaaaatacataaataaataataattattttgacgCACAAAGAATTTGTTCGTTTGGAATTTGATTTCGAAGTTTTACTTTAGGCATTGAAACGCATAAGGTTTGTGGAACGCAAATCTGGGGAAAACAggcattttaaatgttttaaattcataaaaataattaataaaactaaacttatattaaaaaatagcatttttctttgaatatcaaaataacacctctgtttggaaaatccTATATTtaggtacagggtgggccatatagcgtttgctttggggctcagaaaatccacacgttactgtagagaagcaaatgcatccacaacgagtcactgtttggtgcggtttttgatctggcgacatcatcgggccattttttttcgaaaatgagctagcagccgcggttacagtaaatggcgagcgttaccgtgacatgctcaacgagttgtttccaaaaattgaagaggatgacatggacgtcatttggtttcaacaggacggtgcaacttgtcacactgccaaagttacactcgaacttttggctaccgtttttgaaaaccgaataatcagccgaaattccgatatcaattggccgcctcggagctgtgattatTTGGACcattttttgtgggaagccgttaaggacaaatgctatgcgaaccatccagagacgattgatgctttaaaacacgaaatcgaagttgccattcatgaaattagaGCCCAAAcattcgaaaatgtgcttaaaaattgggttgatcgaatggcctactgtaaagccagtcgaggcagtcatttgaacgatattatttttcattcataaatgacaatgttcaatcttcaaaataaaaaaacagtttgaaaaaatattgattcgttttttttatagccgattcaagaaGCAAATTccacatggcccaccctatatttgtAATGTTTCATTCTTAGGTTTTTTGACTGGAATCTTTGGAGTATTATTGGAAACCAAAGTCAGCATGGCTGGATAGCGCTCGCCTTAATTGCTGCACTTTCcttatttcgaaagaaatacggGCCGGTGATGCTGCCaatgctctatgaactttgcgaccatatttttttttttttgcaaagaaaatttccacattagACCTTAAACgcttcatgatgacttgcccattcttactgaacagaaatgcccacacagtttgccattctctgcTGTCAAGCCATAGTTATCGAAATCGATgtttctcatgcagctaaaaaacaagcacccgatatataatttttctttctttcaagaCGAGGTGCATTTTTCACTCAATTTAAACAGCTGAGCAAAGCTTTGACAAGCAACACTTTATCAAAGCGATAATTCTTAGTTGTTTCCTTGAGCGCGGCGTCTTGAAAATGGATTTGCCTGTCAAATTGCTTACAGTCTACGTCATAGCTATCACGTGAAGAGGTTTTTGAAAAGTCGTACCTGCGAGCAAATTGAAAGGCAAAACTTGCAGTTAAGGAATTACGGAAGTGCGTTGTGGAGCAAAATAGAATAGAAATCGAGGTAAAACGAATAAGTTTAGTAAATACTCGTTTATGGTTTTGTCCAATTAGCatgaattaatttaatataaactaTTTACCTCTTTTTATGCGCCCTGGTGGTACTCGCACACATATTATAGAATAAATTGCCATTTGATGCGtggaaattataataaatcgtTCAAAAGAAACTTAAATACCAATTCAAGCGAAACTAAACAAGTTTGAATGTGACAAGCATTTTGAAATACTTTACTTGCCAAGTTTCGACAAAGGCATTCAATACGATTTCACAACGCCTCATTACGAATTGAGTCTTCAACCCAAGAAACGAGCAAAAGATATGTAAACCAGAAAATACGCGCTAGCCTCCAATAAagtttatgaataaaatttgtgaaattgtgAACACAAGAAATACCAAATTCATGAGACACGTCTTTGGGGCAGCCGCATACGCAATAGCGGCCAGCAAAGCCGTCAGCAAATGAAGAAATTGAAAAGAAGCAAGAAAATGATGTGCAGACAGCGCAGCACAGCTTCGGTGATTGTTGTCAAGTGGTAAGAAGTTGCGTGAAGCAAATGTTTCTTAAGATGCTAAttgaattaatgaaataatatattaaagaatTTAGATATTCAAAAACCTCAATAATATTATCTTACCTTAAACGTTATTCAAGTTTTACAGAACTATTTTCGGAAATGAACTTCATATATCTT is a genomic window of Anastrepha ludens isolate Willacy chromosome 6, idAnaLude1.1, whole genome shotgun sequence containing:
- the LOC128868027 gene encoding uncharacterized protein LOC128868027, with translation MQQIGLPKWFFCCSTIVLQIYVLHASELQNQEAIEKVTMDTIDWPGLLTNLRDSWQSPLSYLQKRGYLPPGNEKLLAQKLSELRGMSANELRNDENLKVETNGDAYASPGSRANARLHPSDLSSAETDMQSSDGVIATYGGQQPQEAIDNFLKEFSLDAQPDSDTETDLEFDEDVESFKSNKANACGEKPHTGGVKSNSKHKCKLKSKSKTKSQPGFFKRIKQKLSSIFTSSKNVDSKTDAIKKPCLTPDYANYFVKYLANKDVKGQYAGIKKYGEKGVHRRDQSGEDLSKQDLTSQSTNLKDDTAHVKDFSLNSFPFNDFNLGDLNLKKVLTKGTRSQSNDNKLSDLKNFNSQDEELNKIVHSLAEPQSPAKDLPDTKIEKWEPKEDFNLKEFSFTKDAQNKLHDNSNSLQKEFAPNFEGKNVDNAEKNGEPASAVNDLTLPHTKNSDISIEDNWSKGANLNDFDFSLPALNLKNLTSPATDTAAKDAGVKDFGNLGMSSIKMKILESLAEEAAANADIEHISHQPLKYGFDAKSTYSDAKDELTNEGNSNDYGARLLDTYKMNAKSLNGDANHQAGAKEVDVKNFDFGSLTANNRNYLDLDRQFTRQVVENIIRKERKGYGHNDRPNKE